A region from the Sorex araneus isolate mSorAra2 chromosome 6, mSorAra2.pri, whole genome shotgun sequence genome encodes:
- the QSER1 gene encoding glutamine and serine-rich protein 1 isoform X3: MNFLSAVESRTAQAASSGTTLLPQFRAPSWQTGMHSSSAAELFVTGPLPTTGTLPPSALSAYQHPTTFSNRNFATTSPLVLPDSTFNTTSNGILSPHDPLLSIKTSQGTIPTALAFERLGNSALSNSVPPQSSTYRSAQESAPHLLQPQFSLLPSALGGAQQTPQAYNSTLFNSSTASIDRALLRECSVIKHHQRPSGTQSIQAQLTGPQHSLHSYLPNASVVNFQETTRQPSLSCSPIGDSTQVSNGGLQQKPSQVSVELDQSYSSAIPSSGYPPHSTTEVKSCPTKQPLISTKTLKPQSVIPPVQTLSYSKTLHNQSSVVSGQAQIYSTAQLPSLLSVSQSQNYGLVQPHNVPSIVHSQVYRSSKVEKMPPLYKTLTFSGSSQTSENQTLNYSSNQQEVLSPVTNENYPAQTRDLSSVSQSQSYSSGHAQGLSPVSQTQASYSSQSQVLSVVSPSESYASGQSLTLTAPSLSYSSASRAQNLPDSSPTQNYISVHSSQNVQTQGSSPPQSQKFLPVVQSPSFASSTHCQTLQDNIPSPDPKTYAERKLDSTVYTPSKQEGDFPMQELPVLQPQVSLESSTQRLSDGEINTQESAYKVSKADDRYSQSVIRSNSRLEDQVVGIALQGSKKEESVVGSVTQLNPTIGQVSNAATLDMKKAANLMQTPQIRLNAKDLSQQHSLIHKVHETKVQEQHDQIINPSSQIQIPNHALGHGHQATLPNTQVLLDPACDLQILQQSILQAGLGPVKASLQVQCVQSPQQIVHPFLQMDSHIQSNGDPSQQQQLHPQNSEIMKMDLSESSKPLHLTTKDHFSETNQHDSKNQFVSLGSICFPEAMLLGDERNILSNVDDILAATAVACGVTPSDFSKATSNAAIPTVEDGDSKSHFQQPLNVGPVTSDFNSITAAVGKPQTLSDISLNGNQVTVNLSPVSSLQSKMTLDQQHVETSCQSRTSKVISPGVGSSHEVQETSSGPFKTESAANQESEEDNEVPVDSALNSNRNQEFVSSSRSISGESATSESEFTLGGDDGGGPVNPSRSTLALLTMAQPGDTVGGKLEEENQDLMHLNLQKKKTKGKGQTKEDDSSNQKQLKRPAHHKRQNPRGADTYFPYTPPSSESCHEGYQHQEKMRQKIREVEEKQPEVKTGFIASFLDFLKSGPKQQFSTLAVRMPNRTRRSGTQSVRTFCPPSLPKTSSTAPTPFVPETGSNSPSEKADNELKNLEPLSSFSSDEEDPGVCGQDSHKSSSTTLTSSDAPSDKKKKTEAIQVAATSSAANTAGSATPSSTTAGVVKPDPPYSASSTVNNLENTNSAEPPKPVELDSLPLDQFAKGQDTIAIEGFTDEENTESGGEGQYRERDEFVVKIEDIETFKEALQTGKEPPAIWKVQKALLQKFVPEIRDGQREFAATNSYLGYFGDAKSKYKRIYVKFVESSNKKEYVRVCSKKPRNKPSQNIRTVPSKPSSSSKTSDPPTPKTVTTKTPSVKPKVKQLKVKAEPPPKKRKKWKEEFSSSQSDSSPEIHSNSSDNEEFDPPAPLVTRFLNTRAMKETFKSYMELLVSIALDPDTMQALEKSNDELLLPHMKKIDSMLNDNRKRLLLNLHLDQPFKNALESFPELTIITRDSKAKSGGSAIPKIKMNGKAYNKKTLRTSKTTSKSTQEFAVDPEKIQLYSLYHSLHHYKYHVYLICKDEISSVQKKNEDLGQEEIVQLCMKNVKWVEDLFEKFGELLNHVQQKCS; the protein is encoded by the exons ATGAATTTTCTCTCTGCTGTTGAATCTCGAACTGCTCAGGCTGCTTCTTCAGGAACTACTCTTTTACCACAATTCAGGGCTCCATCCTGGCAGACAG GTATGCATTCTTCATCGGCAGCTGAGCTTTTTGTTACTGGACCTTTGCCAACCACTGGAACACTTCCACCTTCTGCGCTCTCTGCTTATCAGCATCCTACTACCTTTAGCAATAGAAACTTCGCTACCACCTCACCTTTGGTGCTTCCAGATTCAACTTTTAACACTACATCAAATGGAATTTTAAGTCCTCATGATCCTTTGCTGTCAATCAAGACTTCCCAGGGAACTATTCCAACTGCTTTGGCATTTGAGCGTCTGGGAAATTCTGCATTAAGTAACAGCGTACCACCTCAGTCATCGACATATCGCTCAGCTCAAGAATCTGCACCCCATCTTTTACAACCTCAATTTAGTTTGTTGCCTTCAGCACTGGGAGGAGCCCAGCAGACTCCTCAAGCCTACAATTCAACTCTCTTTAATAGTTCAACTGCGTCCATTGATAGAGCTCTTCTTCGAGAATGTAGTGTTATCAAACACCATCAGAGGCCTTCAGGTACCCAGTCTATTCAGGCACAACTGACTGGTCCACAGCATTCCTTACATAGTTATCTTCCAAATGCAAGTGTAGTTAATTTTCAGGAAACAACTAGGCAGCCATCTTTATCCTGTAGCCCAATAGGAGATTCTACTCAGGTGAGCAATGGAGGATTACAACAAAAACCCTCCCAAGTCTCTGTGGAACTTGATCAGTCTTATTCATCTGCAATTCCGTCATCAGGATATCCTCCTCATTCTACTACAGAAGTAAAGAGCTGTCCTACGAAACAACCACTAATATCTACTAAGACCCTTAAACCTCAGAGTGTAATTCCTCCTGTGCAAACACTAAGCTATTCAAAAACTTTACATAACCAGAGTTCTGTAGTATCAGGCCAAGCACAAATATATTCTACAGCGCAGCTACCAAGCCTTTTATCTGTTAGTCAGTCTCAAAATTATGGTTTAGTACAGCCACATAATGTGCCATCAATTGTTCATTCACAGGTTTATAGGTCCAGCAAAGTAGAGAAGATGCCACCTTTATATAAAACATTGACTTTTTCTGGATCATCTCAGACTTCTGAAAACCAGACACTAAATTATTCGTCTAATCAGCAAGAGGTATTATCTCCAGTTACAAATGAGAATTACCCTGCTCAAACAAGAGATCTGTCTTCAGTTAGCCAGTCTCAGAGTTATTcatctggtcatgctcagggtttatcacCAGTTAGCCAGACACAGGCTAGCTATTCATCTCAATCACAAGTTTTGTCAGTTGTTAGTCCTTCAGAAAGCTATGCTTCAGGGCAGTCCCTAACATTAACAGCCCCTTCTCTTTCATATTCTTCTGCCTCTCGGGCTCAGAATTTGCCAGATTCTAGCCCAACACAGAATTACATTTCCGTGCATTCTTCCCAAAATGTTCAGACTCAAGGGTCATCTCCTCCTCAATCCCAAAAGTTTTTGCCTGTTGTCCAGTCACCATCTTTTGCATCCTCTACCCATTGTCAGACTTTACAGGATAATATACCATCCCCTGATCCAAAGACCTATGCAGAAAGGAAACTTGATTCAACTGTGTACACACCTTCCAAGCAAGAAGGTGATTTTCCAATGCAAGAGTTACCGGTATTACAGCCACAAGTATCTCTTGAGTCTTCGACCCAAAGGCTTTCAGATGGGGAAATTAATACTCAAGAATCTGCTTATAAAGTGTCAAAGGCAGATGACAGATATTCCCAGAGTGTAATCAGAAGTAATTCCCGTCTTGAAGATCAAGTTGTTGGGATTGCCTTGCAGGgatccaaaaaagaagaaagcgtGGTTGGTTCAGTGACACAACTTAACCCAACAATTGGGCAAGTCAGTAATGCCGCAACCCTTGATATGAAGAAGGCAGCTAATTTAATGCAGACCCCACAAATAAGGTTGAATGCTAAAGACCTGAGCCAGCAGCATTCTCTTATTCATAAGGTACATGAGACTAAGGTCCAGGAACAGCACGATCAAATAATCAATCCCTCATCTCAGATTCAAATTCCAAATCATGCCTTAGGGCATGGCCATCAAGCAACCCTTCCCAATACACAGGTCCTTTTAGATCCTGCCTGTGATTTACAGATTCTTCAGCAGTCAATACTGCAGGCAGGTTTAGGACCAGTAAAGGCATCTCTGCAAGTACAGTGTGTTCAAAGTCCTCAACAAATAGTACATCCTTTTCTTCAAATGGATAGTCATATTCAGAGCAATGGTGATCCTTCTCAACAACAGCAGCTCCATCCTCAGAATTCTGAAATTATGAAAATGGACCTTTCAGAATCTTCAAAACCATTGCATCTAACAACAAAGGATCATTTTAGTGAAACAAATCAGCATGATTCAAAGAATCAGTTTGTGTCTCTTGGATCAATATGTTTCCCAGAGGCAATGCTTCTTGGTGATGAAAGGAATATTTTATCAAATGTAGATGATATTTTAGCTGCTACAGCAGTAGCTTGTGGGGTCACACCTTCTGATTTTAGCAAGGCAACGTCAAATGCAGCCATTCCGACTGTCGAAGATGGTGATTCTAAATCTCATTTTCAACAGCCATTAAATGTAGGACCTGTGACTTCAGATTTTAACTCCATCACTGCTGCAGTAGGCAAGCCACAGACTCTAAGTGATATTTCTTTAAATGGAAATCAGGTTACTGTAAACCTTTCACCAGTGTCTAGCCTTCAGTCAAAAATGACTCTTGATCAACAGCATGTTGAAACATCTTGTCAAAGTAGAACATCTAAAGTAATTTCTCCAGGGGTTGGATCAAGTCATGAAGTTCAGGAGACAAGTTCTGGCCCATTCAAAACAGAGTCTGCTGCCAATCAAGAATCTGAAGAGGACAACGAGGTTCCTGTTGATAGTGCGTTAAATAGTAACAGAAACCAAGAATTTGTCTCTAGTAGTAGAAGTATAAGCGGAGAGAGTGCTACATCAGAGAGCGAATTCACCTTAGGAGGCGATGACGGTGGTGGACCTGTGAACCCCTCTCGGAGCACACTTGCACTGTTGACCATGGCTCAGCCTGGGGATACAGTCGGTGGGAAGCTGGAAGAAGAAAACCAAGATTTAATGCATCTCAACCTTCAGAAGAAAAAAACGAAAGGAAAAGGGCAAACTAAAGAAGACGACAGCAGTAATCAAAAACAGCTGAAAAGACCTGCCCACCACAAACGCCAGAACCCAAGGGGAGCAGATACCTATTTCCCCTATACTCCTCCTTCCTCAGAAAGCTGCCATGAAGGTTATCAGCATCAAgaaaaaatgagacagaaaatcAGAGAAGTGGAGGAAAAACAGCCAGAAGTCAAGACAGGATTTATTGCCTCTTTCTTAGATTTTCTGAAGTCGGGGCCCAAGCAGCAGTTTTCCACTCTTGCTGTGCGAATGCCAAACAGGACCAGACGATCAGGGACCCAGAGTGTTCGTACATTTTGTCCCCCATCACTTCCAAAGACCTCGTCTACAGCACCCACACCTTTTGTACCTGAAACTGGAAGTAATAGCCCATCAGAAAAAGCGGATAATGAACTGAAGAACTTGGAACctttatcttcattttcttctgatgAAGAAGACCCTGGAGTATGCGGTCAGGATAGTCATAAAAGCTCCTCTACCACTTTAACTTCTTCGGATGCTCCTTccgataaaaagaagaaaacag AAGCCATACAAGTAGCAGCCACTAGCTCAGCTGCCAACACTGCTGGTTCTGCTACTCCGTCTTCTACCACTGCGGGCGTAGTGAAGCCAGACCCTCCCTACTCAGCTTCATCCACAGTAAATAACTTGGAAAATACGAATTCTGCAGAACCCCCAAAACCTGTTGAACTTGATAGTCTTCCTTTGGACCAGTTTGCAAAAGGACAAGACACTATAGCCATAGAAggttttacagatgaggagaaTACAGAAAGTGGAGGAGAAGGCCAATACAGAGAACGTGACGAATTTGTTGTAAAGATAGAAGATATAGAGACTTTTAAG GAAGCTTTACAAACAGGGAAAGAACCTCCAGCTATTTGGAAAGTACAAAAAGCTTTATTACAGAAATTTGTTCCTGAAATTCGAGATGGACAAAGAGAATTTGCTGCTACAAATAGT taccTTGGATACTTTGGAGATGCAAAGAGTAAATACAAAAGGATATATGTGAAGTTCGTTGAAAGTTCAAACAAAAAGGAATATGTTAGAGTCTGTTccaaaaaaccaagaaataagCCTTCGCAAAATATCAG AACTGTTCCATCAAAACCAAGTAGTAGCAGTAAAACTTCTGACCCTCCAACACCAAAAACTGTGACTACAAAAACCCCTTCTGTGAAACCCAAAGTTAAGCAGCTGAAAGTAAAAGCTGAGCCACCACCAAAGAAAcggaagaaatggaaagaagaatTTTCATCATCCCAATCTGATTCATCTCCTGAGATTCATTCTAATAGTAGCGATAATGAGG AATTTGATCCTCCAGCTCCCCTGGTCACTCGTTTTTTGAACACAAGAGCCATGAAGGAAACCTTTAAGAGCTACATGGAATTGCTTGTTAGCATTGCTCTGGATCCTGACACAATGCAAGCCTTGGAGAAGAGCAATG